Proteins encoded in a region of the Leifsonia sp. PS1209 genome:
- a CDS encoding DNA topoisomerase IV subunit A: MTPADDQAAAGTTERIEDVDVTTEMQGSFLEYAYSVIYSRALPDARDGLKPVQRRILYQMTEMGLRPDRGHVKSARVTGEVMGKLHPHGDSAIYDALVRMAQDFTLRVPLIDGHGNFGSLDDGPAAPRYTEARLAAAALALTEDLDEDVVDFVPNYDNQLMQPDVLPAAFPNLLVNGASGIAVGMATNMAPHNLIEVVGAARHLLAHPDATLDDLMEYVPGPDLPTGGTIVGLSGVRDAYATGRGSFKTRAKVTVESITARKSGLVVTELPYLVGPEKVIEKIKDGVNAKKLSGISDVTDLSDRQHGLRLVIGIKTGFSPEAVLEQLYRHTPLEDGFSINNVALVEGGPQTLGLHELLSVYLGHRIQVVTRRSQFRLARRKERLHLVEGLLIAILDIDEVIQVIRASDDTEQARTRLMDVFDLSTLQADYILELRLRRLTKFSRIELETEKAQLEAEIAELEELLASRDRINALVSDELEQVAAKFGTPRRTLLTEARPSIATASARGKQQVVLEVADVPCRVLLSTTGRILRVDQQPGDDGGLDRIAAPARRSKHDAILSQLDTTTRTEIGAVTNRGRLIRFSPVDLPAAPVNSIQLGAGVKVGDYLAMADRKEKVLAIVSLDAPRAIALGTKQGVVKRVSPGDWANKPEFEIIALKAGDEVVGAVQGDDTDELVFVASDTQLLRFPATAVRSQGRSAGGMAGINLGADARVVYFGSVPADEKDETVVVTIAAGGDTLLGADPGSGKMSEFAEFPAKGRATGGVRSQRFLKGETELQLAWVGRAPALAVAADGAARALPDTLVRRDASGTPLDMVVASVGRRLA; encoded by the coding sequence ATGACACCAGCAGACGACCAGGCCGCAGCGGGCACCACCGAACGCATCGAAGACGTCGACGTCACGACCGAGATGCAGGGCTCCTTCCTCGAGTACGCGTACTCCGTCATCTACTCGCGTGCGCTCCCGGATGCGCGCGACGGCCTGAAGCCCGTGCAGCGGCGCATCCTGTACCAGATGACCGAGATGGGTCTGCGTCCGGACCGCGGTCACGTCAAGTCCGCCCGCGTCACCGGCGAGGTGATGGGAAAGCTGCACCCGCACGGCGACAGCGCCATCTACGACGCCCTCGTGCGCATGGCGCAGGACTTCACCCTGCGCGTTCCGCTGATCGACGGCCACGGCAACTTCGGCTCGCTCGACGACGGACCGGCCGCCCCGCGCTACACCGAGGCGCGCCTCGCGGCGGCGGCGCTCGCCCTCACGGAGGACCTCGACGAGGACGTCGTCGACTTCGTCCCCAACTACGACAACCAGCTGATGCAGCCGGATGTGCTCCCCGCCGCGTTCCCGAACCTCCTGGTCAACGGCGCGAGCGGCATCGCGGTCGGCATGGCGACCAACATGGCTCCGCACAACCTCATCGAGGTGGTCGGCGCCGCGCGTCACCTGCTCGCGCATCCGGATGCCACGCTCGACGACCTGATGGAATACGTGCCGGGCCCCGACCTCCCCACCGGAGGCACGATCGTCGGCCTGTCCGGCGTCCGGGACGCGTATGCGACCGGCCGCGGCAGCTTCAAAACCCGCGCCAAGGTCACCGTGGAGTCGATCACCGCGCGCAAGAGCGGCCTGGTCGTCACCGAGCTGCCCTACCTCGTCGGCCCCGAGAAGGTCATCGAGAAGATCAAGGACGGCGTCAACGCGAAGAAGCTCTCCGGCATCTCCGACGTCACCGACCTGAGCGACCGGCAACACGGTCTGCGGCTGGTGATCGGCATCAAGACCGGGTTCAGCCCGGAGGCGGTGCTGGAGCAGCTGTACCGGCACACCCCGCTCGAAGACGGCTTCTCGATCAACAACGTCGCGCTCGTGGAGGGCGGCCCGCAGACCCTCGGCCTGCACGAGCTGCTGTCCGTGTATCTCGGGCACCGCATCCAGGTGGTCACCCGGCGCTCCCAGTTCCGGCTCGCCCGGCGCAAGGAACGCCTGCACCTGGTGGAGGGCCTGCTGATCGCGATCCTCGACATCGACGAGGTCATCCAGGTCATCCGCGCCAGCGACGACACCGAGCAGGCACGCACCCGGCTGATGGATGTGTTCGACCTGAGCACCCTGCAGGCCGACTACATCCTCGAGCTGCGCCTGCGCCGCCTCACCAAGTTCTCCCGCATCGAACTGGAGACCGAGAAGGCCCAGCTCGAAGCGGAGATCGCCGAGCTCGAAGAACTGCTCGCCAGCCGGGACCGCATCAACGCGCTCGTCTCCGACGAGCTGGAGCAGGTCGCCGCAAAGTTCGGCACCCCGCGCCGCACCCTGCTCACCGAGGCGCGTCCGTCCATCGCGACGGCGTCTGCACGCGGCAAGCAGCAGGTGGTGCTCGAAGTGGCGGATGTGCCCTGCCGGGTGCTGCTGTCCACCACCGGCCGCATCCTGCGGGTCGACCAGCAGCCGGGCGACGACGGCGGCCTCGACCGTATCGCTGCCCCGGCGAGGCGCAGCAAGCACGACGCGATCCTGTCGCAGCTGGACACCACGACGCGCACCGAGATCGGTGCCGTCACCAACCGCGGGCGCCTCATCCGGTTCTCCCCCGTCGACCTGCCCGCCGCACCTGTCAACTCGATCCAGCTCGGCGCCGGCGTGAAGGTCGGCGACTACCTGGCGATGGCCGACCGCAAGGAGAAGGTGCTCGCGATCGTGTCGCTCGACGCGCCGCGGGCCATCGCGCTCGGCACCAAGCAGGGCGTCGTCAAGCGGGTCTCCCCCGGCGACTGGGCCAACAAGCCGGAGTTCGAGATCATCGCGCTGAAGGCGGGCGACGAGGTCGTCGGAGCCGTGCAGGGCGACGACACCGACGAGCTCGTGTTCGTGGCCAGCGACACCCAGCTGCTGCGCTTCCCCGCCACCGCCGTGCGCTCGCAGGGTCGTTCGGCGGGCGGAATGGCCGGAATCAACCTCGGCGCGGATGCGCGGGTCGTCTACTTCGGCAGCGTGCCGGCCGACGAGAAGGACGAGACCGTCGTCGTCACCATCGCGGCCGGAGGGGACACCCTCCTCGGCGCGGACCCCGGCAGCGGCAAGATGAGCGAGTTCGCCGAGTTCCCGGCCAAGGGCCGCGCAACCGGCGGCGTGCGCTCCCAGCGCTTCCTCAAGGGAGAGACGGAACTGCAGCTCGCCTGGGTCGGCCGCGCGCCCGCCCTCGCGGTCGCCGCCGACGGCGCTGCACGCGCCCTCCCGGACACGCTCGTCCGCCGCGACGCCTCCGGCACCCCGCTCGACATGGTCGTCGCCTCCGTCGGCCGCCGCCTCGCCTAA
- a CDS encoding ABC transporter ATP-binding protein/permease, whose product MVDPDVTPMVRIRALTKDYISNGEQRRILNDVDLDLHRGRVIALVGRSGSGKSSLLNTLGTLLSVEHGSVEIDGLNIADLSQKERASFRVRHIGFVFQAFHLIPYKTAVENVRLPLTILGVDRAEALRTAIAALESVGLGQRMNSLPSMLSGGEQQRVSIARALVANPRLLLCDEPTGNLDTQRADEVFGLLRSVTTSERCTVIVTHDRDLAARCDTVLAIVDGAVTDVTREIRRDREVTTHAPGPLTAGLSFGTAPHSQSGRNREHKRRGIAWRLAFGEAGNSLASRGARNVLTALGMVLGIAVLVTTSGLSATAAAQISDTFNGFLAHRITLTHETLLRDVTTRELLAVSEGDHVRRVSSLNGVSSVGVVATIPLAGDQEISGFRRDAVPERRAAKSSPSFRLMVASPSALPVLGAKIIAGARYDDGHQARGDALAMVGKGVMRDFGLTYRPGLKIFIGQNAFTVSGVLDDRRAEGALVNSVVLPLNVALDGDVPLVDDAKVLVEVQPGAAEQVGEESKRIFDPVRPERVSVGFPLEPTTLKDTIDAQTTLVMYIMSAIILVIGGVGIMNTYLVSVMGRRREIGLRLALGTTPRGILGQLALEALLLGFVGAVVGVVMGVDLVIGLSALNGWAPVIDPLIPAVGAASGVVLALLAGLYPAGRAARLDPTTTLSGS is encoded by the coding sequence ATGGTCGATCCTGATGTCACGCCGATGGTGCGGATTCGCGCGCTGACCAAAGATTACATTTCAAATGGCGAGCAGCGACGCATCCTCAACGATGTCGACCTGGACCTTCACCGCGGCAGAGTCATTGCACTGGTCGGTCGCTCGGGATCGGGAAAGTCATCACTTCTGAATACTCTCGGCACCTTGCTTAGCGTCGAACACGGCAGCGTCGAGATCGACGGTCTGAACATCGCTGACCTGTCCCAGAAGGAACGGGCGAGTTTTCGGGTGCGACACATCGGATTCGTCTTTCAGGCCTTCCACCTCATCCCATACAAAACCGCCGTCGAAAACGTCCGATTGCCGTTGACGATACTGGGGGTCGATCGGGCCGAAGCGCTGCGCACGGCCATCGCAGCGCTCGAGTCCGTTGGACTCGGCCAGCGCATGAACTCGCTGCCGTCCATGCTTTCGGGTGGTGAGCAGCAGAGGGTATCGATCGCCCGCGCGCTCGTCGCGAATCCTCGACTGCTGCTCTGCGACGAACCAACGGGGAATCTCGATACGCAACGTGCCGACGAAGTGTTCGGGCTGCTTCGTTCGGTGACGACCAGTGAACGATGCACTGTTATCGTCACACACGATCGTGACCTTGCTGCGCGGTGTGACACCGTGCTCGCAATCGTTGACGGGGCTGTCACCGATGTCACTCGCGAGATCCGGAGGGACCGTGAAGTCACGACCCATGCCCCCGGCCCGTTGACCGCTGGCCTCAGCTTCGGGACCGCGCCGCACTCGCAGTCGGGCCGAAATCGTGAACACAAGCGAAGAGGAATCGCATGGCGGCTGGCGTTCGGTGAAGCCGGAAACTCGCTCGCGTCTCGGGGAGCTCGCAACGTGCTCACCGCGCTCGGGATGGTGTTGGGCATCGCTGTGCTCGTTACGACCTCCGGACTCTCCGCCACAGCGGCGGCGCAGATTTCAGACACGTTCAACGGTTTCCTTGCGCACCGAATCACCCTCACTCATGAGACGCTGCTCCGTGACGTGACGACCCGGGAGCTTCTCGCCGTCAGCGAGGGCGACCACGTGCGGCGCGTCTCCTCACTCAACGGTGTCAGCAGCGTGGGTGTCGTCGCCACCATCCCGTTGGCAGGGGACCAGGAGATCTCCGGATTCCGGCGCGACGCAGTTCCTGAGCGCAGAGCAGCGAAATCCAGTCCATCGTTTCGCCTCATGGTCGCGTCGCCGTCCGCGTTGCCTGTGCTCGGGGCGAAGATCATCGCAGGTGCACGATACGACGATGGGCACCAGGCGCGCGGGGATGCGCTCGCGATGGTCGGAAAAGGAGTGATGCGCGATTTCGGTCTCACCTACCGACCCGGCCTGAAGATCTTTATCGGACAGAACGCCTTCACGGTCAGCGGTGTGCTCGATGATCGGAGAGCGGAGGGGGCTCTCGTCAACTCAGTCGTGCTCCCGCTCAACGTGGCCCTCGACGGCGACGTGCCGCTTGTCGATGACGCGAAGGTTCTCGTCGAGGTTCAGCCAGGGGCTGCGGAGCAGGTGGGCGAGGAGAGCAAGCGAATCTTCGACCCCGTTCGACCTGAGCGTGTTTCGGTCGGCTTCCCTCTCGAACCGACGACGCTCAAGGACACCATCGATGCCCAGACAACACTCGTCATGTACATCATGTCTGCGATCATCCTGGTGATCGGCGGAGTGGGAATTATGAACACCTACCTCGTCTCGGTGATGGGGCGACGTCGAGAGATCGGACTCAGGTTGGCCCTCGGGACTACCCCGCGAGGGATTCTCGGGCAGCTGGCGCTAGAGGCTTTGCTGCTCGGCTTCGTCGGCGCTGTCGTCGGCGTTGTTATGGGAGTAGACCTCGTCATAGGGCTGTCAGCGCTCAACGGCTGGGCGCCGGTGATAGACCCGCTCATCCCTGCGGTGGGAGCGGCTTCGGGAGTGGTGCTCGCTCTACTCGCCGGGCTCTATCCGGCGGGGCGGGCTGCGAGACTCGATCCCACGACAACCCTGAGCGGAAGCTGA
- a CDS encoding peptidase inhibitor family I36 protein, producing the protein MKFSKRLIAAVASAAVLVPAALIAAPASAAQQGGCPDGTWCVFDGRDFNVDAFIGWPGNSGSTLSIGNGSVQVTKSMGNRTSSWINASNTKWLDLRNTLTWVSHERVDVTAPNEWHRIGVAQDNKADFVLVG; encoded by the coding sequence ATGAAATTCTCGAAGCGACTCATCGCGGCTGTTGCATCAGCTGCCGTTCTCGTGCCGGCTGCGCTCATCGCTGCACCGGCGAGTGCGGCTCAACAAGGGGGCTGCCCCGACGGAACCTGGTGTGTTTTCGATGGGAGGGACTTCAATGTCGACGCGTTCATTGGTTGGCCTGGTAACTCAGGGAGCACCCTGAGCATCGGCAACGGTTCGGTTCAGGTCACCAAGTCGATGGGCAACCGCACGTCGTCCTGGATCAATGCCTCGAATACCAAGTGGCTTGACCTGCGAAACACGCTGACCTGGGTGTCGCACGAGCGTGTCGATGTAACTGCTCCGAATGAGTGGCACCGTATCGGCGTCGCACAGGACAACAAGGCCGACTTCGTGTTGGTCGGCTAA
- the sepH gene encoding septation protein SepH: MQDLKVIGVENGALLAVGDDGERFRIAVDDVLQSKIRQVRQETSATAPKLSPREVQAHIRSGMSAEDVASVTGAPLDYVQRFEGPIVAEREHIVASALSVPVVTTADVDPLGEGNTFGSVIRDRLASLGVAGERWASWKDSEAGWIVKLEFTADQIDHDARWGYDARKHSLSPLNSEATTLSQAGELKGGTLIPRLRAVMPHEGEPDESRFDSGAFTFPEAPDLLGPEITQPLEPLTYNRAPNGANNSIAVSAIKRADDETPRDLHQTADLLEALRRRRGEREAAVYDEPVDVLRDVPEAGDAPFRVVDEPIAIFDTPVEQAPSAPEQSAPSTPSSQSSSASDPSGSSASSASARASKKGRASMPSWDEIVFGARTDDDLA; the protein is encoded by the coding sequence ATGCAGGATTTAAAGGTCATCGGGGTCGAGAACGGCGCTCTGCTCGCCGTCGGTGACGACGGTGAGCGGTTCCGCATCGCCGTCGACGATGTGCTGCAGTCGAAGATCCGCCAGGTCAGGCAGGAGACGTCGGCCACGGCGCCCAAACTGTCGCCGCGCGAGGTCCAGGCCCACATCCGCTCCGGCATGTCCGCCGAGGACGTCGCGAGCGTCACCGGTGCGCCACTCGACTACGTGCAGCGCTTCGAGGGACCGATCGTCGCCGAGCGCGAGCACATCGTCGCGAGCGCGCTGAGCGTTCCGGTCGTCACCACGGCGGACGTCGATCCGCTCGGCGAGGGCAACACGTTCGGCTCCGTCATCCGCGACAGGCTCGCCTCCCTCGGCGTCGCCGGCGAGCGCTGGGCGAGCTGGAAGGACAGCGAGGCCGGCTGGATCGTCAAGCTGGAGTTCACGGCCGACCAGATCGACCACGACGCCCGCTGGGGCTACGACGCCCGCAAGCACTCGCTCTCGCCGCTCAACTCGGAGGCGACAACGCTCTCCCAGGCGGGCGAGCTGAAGGGCGGCACCCTCATCCCGAGGCTGCGCGCCGTGATGCCGCACGAGGGAGAGCCGGACGAGTCGCGCTTCGACAGCGGAGCATTCACGTTCCCGGAGGCCCCCGACCTGCTCGGCCCGGAGATCACGCAGCCGCTCGAACCGCTGACCTACAACCGTGCCCCGAACGGCGCGAACAACTCGATCGCCGTCTCCGCCATCAAGCGCGCGGACGACGAGACGCCGCGCGATCTGCACCAGACCGCCGACCTGCTGGAAGCCCTGCGCCGCCGCCGCGGTGAGCGCGAGGCCGCCGTGTACGACGAGCCGGTGGATGTGCTCCGCGACGTCCCGGAGGCGGGCGACGCTCCGTTCCGGGTGGTCGACGAGCCGATCGCGATCTTCGACACGCCCGTCGAGCAGGCACCGTCGGCGCCGGAGCAGTCTGCGCCGTCCACGCCGTCGTCGCAGTCGTCGTCCGCGTCAGACCCGTCCGGATCGTCCGCGTCATCCGCCTCGGCCCGTGCGAGCAAGAAGGGCCGCGCATCCATGCCGAGCTGGGACGAGATCGTGTTCGGTGCCCGCACCGACGACGACCTCGCCTAG
- a CDS encoding acyltransferase, which yields MPSADASLRSIGVGLRGHDNALGFIRLVLAFVVLVDHSFPLGGFDEGFSRYTGEQANLGALAVGGFFAISGYLIAKSGLSTDLLQFLWRRALRIFPGFLVVLLVAAFAVGPVIWMLDGHTFLSYFALAPGSPWHYLASNWTLAIGSYGIRDIFATTTPYGLLTGASVFNGSLWSLTYEWTCYLVIAVLLVTAVLRKARLVVAVIVVALFVAQILQILQPHAVESVFPLLTSELMLRLSYPFMVGALIAVYSRSVPLDHRLGVISGIVYFATLFTGGYAVFGVPAGVYFVLWLGAVLPAPLRRVGRTNDYSYGVYIYGFLVQQTLAYFGLYRLGYLPFLLGATAITAGCAWLSWHVIEKRAMMLKDWGPGRGIAHWYRLGRGLLIGRRKLRPVTEISNAAADPAGIPTRNRTSIRSH from the coding sequence ATGCCATCCGCCGACGCCTCCCTGCGCTCCATCGGAGTCGGCCTCCGCGGCCACGACAACGCCCTGGGCTTCATCCGCCTGGTGCTGGCGTTCGTCGTCCTGGTCGACCACAGCTTCCCGCTCGGCGGCTTCGACGAGGGCTTCTCCCGCTACACCGGGGAGCAGGCGAATCTGGGCGCGCTCGCGGTCGGCGGCTTCTTCGCCATCAGCGGCTATCTCATCGCCAAGAGCGGCCTGTCGACCGACCTGCTGCAGTTCCTCTGGCGCAGGGCGCTGCGCATCTTCCCCGGCTTCCTCGTTGTGCTGCTGGTCGCCGCGTTCGCCGTCGGCCCGGTGATCTGGATGCTGGACGGGCACACCTTCCTGTCCTACTTCGCGCTCGCGCCCGGCAGCCCGTGGCACTACCTGGCGTCGAACTGGACGCTGGCGATCGGGTCGTACGGCATCCGGGACATCTTCGCCACGACCACGCCGTACGGACTGCTCACCGGCGCCAGCGTCTTCAACGGCTCGCTCTGGTCGCTGACCTACGAGTGGACCTGCTACCTCGTCATCGCCGTTCTGCTGGTCACGGCCGTGCTGCGCAAGGCGAGGCTCGTCGTCGCCGTCATCGTCGTCGCGCTGTTCGTGGCCCAGATCCTGCAGATCCTCCAGCCGCACGCCGTCGAGTCCGTCTTCCCCCTGCTGACCAGCGAGCTCATGCTGCGCCTCAGCTACCCCTTCATGGTCGGCGCCCTGATCGCGGTGTATTCGCGTTCCGTCCCCCTCGACCACCGCCTCGGCGTGATCAGCGGGATCGTCTACTTCGCGACCCTGTTCACCGGCGGATACGCCGTCTTCGGCGTCCCGGCCGGCGTCTACTTCGTGCTCTGGCTGGGCGCGGTGCTCCCCGCTCCCCTCCGCAGAGTCGGCCGCACCAACGACTACTCCTACGGCGTCTACATCTACGGCTTCCTGGTGCAGCAGACGCTCGCGTACTTCGGTCTGTACAGGCTCGGCTATCTCCCGTTCCTGCTCGGCGCGACGGCCATCACAGCGGGATGCGCCTGGCTGTCCTGGCACGTCATCGAGAAGCGAGCGATGATGCTCAAAGACTGGGGCCCCGGCCGCGGCATCGCGCACTGGTACCGATTGGGGCGCGGTCTGCTGATCGGTCGGCGGAAGCTTCGACCCGTGACCGAAATCTCGAACGCTGCTGCAGACCCCGCTGGTATTCCAACGCGGAACAGAACCAGCATCCGTTCTCACTGA
- a CDS encoding peptidoglycan-binding domain-containing protein has protein sequence MLAVVATGVIVFTAAGFVLGQSLKSPGQKAAEAHPPPPTVTSVPIATKRLRSAVQVMCSATHERVVELRFDDGAESGKAIVTRVGAASEGQFAIGSLLMEINGRPVFVFPGELEFYRDLRVGMSGPDVFQLQEGLRTLGHLSAQADGEFGQATLAAVIAFYDERGYDTPVDERGQPISSAPIEGSETSGQESPGTQRSVGHTRYFQSDEVIVTSTDRVSAIGELPTRGSDISNSRVAFGAGTQVLQCAAPSGRLPTSLVPGQSVILSDFPDLAGFTVADIVHEPSPASQTGSAVPDVGVAESGESARIIVPADVQLTKSRYVAQVVIELGPADALTVPASAVWTTGAESFVTVSQRGKKPSTRDVPVKVVFSSEGECNIAGALEVGQEVIVDGRS, from the coding sequence GTGCTCGCCGTCGTCGCTACGGGGGTGATCGTATTTACCGCTGCAGGATTCGTGTTGGGTCAATCACTGAAGAGCCCTGGACAAAAGGCAGCGGAAGCGCACCCGCCCCCGCCAACGGTCACGAGCGTCCCGATTGCGACGAAACGGCTCCGATCTGCCGTTCAGGTGATGTGCTCGGCGACCCATGAGCGCGTCGTCGAACTTCGTTTCGACGACGGGGCGGAGAGCGGAAAAGCGATTGTCACACGTGTGGGAGCGGCCTCGGAAGGGCAGTTTGCGATCGGTTCTCTGCTCATGGAGATCAATGGTCGTCCTGTGTTCGTCTTTCCCGGGGAACTTGAGTTCTATCGTGACCTCCGCGTCGGCATGAGCGGGCCCGACGTGTTCCAGCTCCAGGAGGGTCTGAGAACACTCGGCCACCTATCGGCGCAGGCGGACGGAGAATTCGGACAGGCAACACTTGCGGCAGTCATCGCGTTCTACGATGAACGCGGTTACGACACGCCTGTCGACGAACGCGGCCAGCCGATTTCTTCGGCCCCGATCGAGGGATCAGAGACCAGCGGACAAGAGTCCCCTGGAACGCAGCGTTCGGTTGGCCACACGCGCTACTTCCAGAGTGACGAAGTGATCGTCACGTCGACGGATCGAGTCAGTGCGATCGGGGAACTCCCCACGAGAGGTTCCGACATCAGTAACTCGCGGGTCGCGTTCGGAGCGGGCACCCAAGTGCTGCAGTGCGCAGCGCCGAGCGGCCGTCTTCCCACTTCGCTTGTTCCCGGACAATCGGTGATCCTCTCCGACTTCCCGGATCTCGCAGGGTTCACCGTTGCCGATATCGTCCATGAGCCTTCGCCCGCGTCGCAGACGGGATCGGCGGTGCCGGACGTCGGCGTTGCCGAGAGCGGCGAGTCAGCGCGAATCATCGTGCCCGCCGATGTGCAGCTCACGAAGTCACGTTATGTGGCCCAGGTCGTAATCGAACTCGGCCCGGCGGACGCGCTCACAGTCCCCGCGTCTGCGGTTTGGACCACCGGCGCGGAGTCGTTCGTGACAGTTTCGCAGCGCGGAAAGAAGCCGTCGACAAGAGACGTACCTGTAAAGGTCGTTTTCTCTTCTGAAGGCGAATGCAACATAGCGGGCGCACTCGAGGTGGGTCAGGAAGTCATCGTTGATGGTCGATCCTGA
- a CDS encoding nucleotide pyrophosphatase/phosphodiesterase family protein, with translation MPPMLPAAFTTRASLAAVLPSSLAALGGGQNALGLPSLDHVVVVVVDGLGASSLRARSGHARTLAPLLGKTTTIDAGFPTTTASALATLATGTMPGEHGLVGYRVLDAANDRIVNQLSGWDDRLDPATWQRSRTVFEQARDAGVATRAIGLPKYSESGFTAAVLRGAEFVGGRTMADRFSAAEQILQTPGPGLTYLYVAELDQLAHAKGWESPEWTSALETLDALVASLARRLGPRQAVLLTADHGVVDVPVSGHILFDTAPELVDGVRLIAGEPRFLHLHLDRAHDAETVAERWRSAEGDRAWIATRQEAIDAGWFGPTVHPEVAQRIGDVLVGARKRVAYYDARDRLDTGRGMIGQHGSLTDDETRVPLLRFGAAG, from the coding sequence ATGCCCCCCATGCTACCGGCCGCGTTCACCACACGAGCGAGCCTTGCCGCTGTTCTGCCAAGTTCCCTGGCGGCGCTGGGCGGCGGGCAGAACGCCCTCGGCCTCCCGTCACTCGACCACGTGGTGGTCGTGGTGGTCGACGGCCTCGGCGCATCGTCGCTGCGCGCCCGCTCCGGCCACGCCCGCACGCTCGCCCCGCTGCTCGGCAAGACGACGACCATCGACGCGGGCTTCCCGACCACGACGGCCTCCGCGCTGGCCACCCTCGCCACCGGCACGATGCCCGGCGAGCACGGCCTGGTGGGCTACCGCGTGCTCGACGCCGCAAACGACAGGATCGTCAACCAGCTCTCCGGCTGGGACGACCGCCTCGACCCCGCCACCTGGCAGCGGTCGCGCACGGTCTTCGAGCAGGCCCGGGATGCGGGGGTCGCCACCCGCGCGATCGGGCTGCCGAAATACAGTGAGTCCGGCTTCACCGCCGCCGTGCTGCGCGGGGCGGAATTCGTCGGCGGCCGCACGATGGCCGACCGGTTCAGCGCGGCGGAGCAGATCCTGCAGACGCCCGGCCCCGGCCTCACCTACCTCTACGTCGCCGAACTCGACCAGCTCGCCCACGCGAAGGGCTGGGAGTCGCCGGAGTGGACGTCCGCCCTGGAGACCCTGGATGCGCTGGTCGCCTCCCTGGCCCGCCGCCTCGGCCCCCGGCAGGCCGTGCTGCTGACAGCCGACCATGGTGTGGTCGACGTTCCCGTCAGCGGCCACATCCTCTTCGATACCGCGCCCGAGCTGGTCGACGGTGTGCGCCTGATCGCGGGGGAGCCGCGCTTCCTGCACCTGCACCTCGACCGTGCGCACGACGCGGAGACCGTCGCAGAGCGGTGGCGCTCCGCGGAGGGCGACAGGGCGTGGATCGCCACCAGGCAGGAGGCGATCGACGCCGGCTGGTTCGGGCCGACCGTGCATCCGGAGGTCGCACAGCGGATCGGCGACGTGCTCGTCGGTGCACGCAAGCGGGTGGCGTACTACGACGCGCGCGACCGCCTCGACACCGGACGCGGCATGATCGGCCAGCACGGCTCGCTCACGGACGACGAGACGCGGGTTCCTCTTCTCCGCTTCGGGGCTGCGGGCTGA